The Terracoccus luteus genome includes a region encoding these proteins:
- a CDS encoding ubiquinol-cytochrome c reductase iron-sulfur subunit, with the protein MTDIDTSQSGAVSDGNPGTPGTDLARHDGALPDRFENPGLPAHVHRAADDDPAAAKRAEKQVATLFGLSMLATLVFLVGYFAIRDEATFYLPGVGLAKTQNVVLGLSLGFALFFIGIGAVHWAKTLMSDEEIVEERHPQRSDDRARSAAVTTVLDGGTNAQLGRRPLILYSLGGAMGLFALPFVLQIAGSLGPVDGPEELKHTIWDLENNDGKPIRLMRDPEMTPIKLDEVTNGSVFHVMPETLQKYIDENHGVLEAKAKAAVILIRLDPNDIKVAKARDWGVDGVVAYSKICTHVGCAVGLYEQGTHHLLCPCHQSTFDLTEDCKVIFGPARRPLPQLKIQVDDAGYLVAPEGFHEPVGPSFWERKR; encoded by the coding sequence ATGACCGACATCGACACCTCGCAGTCGGGTGCCGTCTCGGACGGCAACCCCGGCACGCCGGGCACCGACCTGGCCCGCCACGACGGCGCCCTGCCCGACCGGTTCGAGAACCCGGGCCTGCCGGCGCACGTGCACCGCGCCGCCGACGACGACCCCGCCGCGGCGAAGCGCGCCGAGAAGCAGGTGGCCACGCTCTTCGGCCTCTCGATGCTCGCGACGCTCGTCTTCCTCGTGGGCTACTTCGCCATCCGTGACGAGGCGACGTTCTACCTGCCCGGCGTCGGGCTGGCCAAGACCCAGAACGTCGTGCTCGGCCTCTCGCTCGGCTTCGCCCTCTTCTTCATCGGCATCGGCGCGGTCCACTGGGCCAAGACGCTGATGTCCGACGAGGAGATCGTCGAGGAGCGCCACCCGCAGCGCTCCGACGACCGTGCCCGCTCGGCCGCCGTCACGACGGTGCTCGACGGCGGCACGAACGCCCAGCTCGGTCGTCGCCCGCTCATCCTCTACTCGCTCGGCGGCGCGATGGGCCTGTTCGCCCTCCCGTTCGTGCTGCAGATCGCCGGCTCGCTCGGCCCCGTCGACGGGCCCGAAGAGCTCAAGCACACGATCTGGGACCTCGAGAACAACGACGGCAAGCCGATCCGGCTCATGCGTGACCCGGAGATGACCCCGATCAAGCTCGACGAGGTCACCAACGGCTCGGTCTTCCACGTGATGCCCGAGACCCTCCAGAAGTACATCGACGAGAACCACGGGGTCCTCGAGGCCAAGGCCAAGGCGGCGGTCATCCTCATCCGCCTCGACCCGAACGACATCAAGGTCGCCAAGGCGCGCGACTGGGGCGTCGACGGCGTCGTCGCCTACTCGAAGATCTGCACGCACGTCGGCTGCGCCGTAGGGCTGTACGAGCAGGGCACGCACCACCTGCTCTGCCCCTGCCACCAGTCGACCTTCGACCTGACCGAGGACTGCAAGGTCATCTTCGGCCCGGCCAGGCGGCCCCTGCCGCAGCTCAAGATCCAAGTCGACGACGCGGGCTACCTCGTCGCCCCCGAGGGGTTCCACGAGCCCGTCGGACCGAGTTTCTGGGAGCGTAAGCGATGA
- a CDS encoding c-type cytochrome — MKALAARRRHPAAIAVLILLGLLVTGGAYSFLAPKDAQAVTVTADSVAQGKDLFLSNCASCHGVNAQGGASGPSLAGVGAASVDFQVGTGRMPLPAPAVQAQRNKVKFDEEQIAALASYVASLAPGPGIPDDEYTTVLQPGGENDERIARGGEIFRVNCAMCHNFAGAGGALTRGKYAPSLNETTPTHIYEAMVTGPQSMPVFSDTNISPESKQDLISYLKAVDNQTNVGGMTLGNLGPVAEGLFAWVFLLGILIACAVWLGKKAA, encoded by the coding sequence GTGAAAGCCTTGGCCGCCCGCCGCCGACACCCAGCTGCGATCGCGGTGCTCATCCTGCTCGGCCTCCTCGTCACCGGGGGCGCGTACTCGTTCCTCGCGCCCAAGGACGCCCAGGCCGTCACGGTGACCGCCGACTCGGTGGCCCAGGGCAAGGACCTGTTCCTGTCCAACTGCGCGAGCTGCCACGGCGTCAACGCCCAGGGCGGGGCCTCCGGCCCGTCGCTCGCCGGTGTCGGTGCCGCGTCGGTCGACTTCCAGGTCGGCACCGGCCGCATGCCGCTGCCCGCCCCGGCCGTCCAGGCCCAGCGGAACAAGGTGAAGTTCGACGAGGAGCAGATCGCCGCCCTCGCCTCCTACGTCGCCTCCCTCGCCCCCGGCCCGGGCATCCCCGACGACGAGTACACGACCGTGCTCCAGCCCGGTGGCGAGAACGACGAGCGCATCGCCCGCGGCGGCGAGATCTTCCGCGTCAACTGCGCCATGTGCCACAACTTCGCCGGCGCCGGTGGCGCCCTGACGCGCGGCAAGTACGCGCCGTCGCTCAACGAGACGACCCCCACGCACATCTACGAGGCCATGGTCACCGGCCCGCAGTCCATGCCGGTGTTCAGCGACACGAACATCAGCCCCGAGTCGAAGCAGGACCTCATCTCGTACCTCAAGGCGGTCGACAACCAGACCAACGTCGGCGGCATGACGCTCGGCAACCTCGGCCCCGTCGCCGAGGGACTCTTCGCCTGGGTCTTCCTCCTCGGCATCCTCATCGCGTGCGCCGTGTGGCTCGGAAAGAAGGCAGCATGA
- a CDS encoding cytochrome c oxidase subunit 3: MVAVGTIVWLSSELMFFAGVFAIYFQLRSVRVDLWGEQTAKLNVTFAAINATVLVISSVWCQLGVWKAERGQKARTGGLLNLKGWGMREWYVLTYLFGAFFIAGQVLEYAELVHENVTLSSDAYGSIFYMATGLHGLHVTGGLIAFLLIIARTFTTRRYTHANATGAVVTSYYWHFVDVVWIALFATIYILK, encoded by the coding sequence CTTCGCCATCTACTTCCAGTTGCGCTCGGTGCGCGTCGACCTCTGGGGCGAGCAGACGGCCAAGCTCAACGTCACCTTCGCCGCCATCAACGCGACGGTGCTCGTCATCTCCTCCGTGTGGTGCCAGCTCGGTGTCTGGAAGGCCGAGCGCGGCCAGAAGGCCCGCACCGGCGGCCTGCTCAACCTCAAGGGCTGGGGCATGCGCGAGTGGTACGTGCTCACCTACCTCTTCGGCGCCTTCTTCATCGCCGGCCAGGTGCTCGAGTACGCCGAGCTCGTGCACGAGAACGTGACGCTCAGCTCCGACGCCTACGGCTCGATCTTCTACATGGCGACCGGCCTGCACGGCCTGCACGTGACGGGTGGCCTCATCGCCTTCCTGCTCATCATCGCCCGCACCTTCACGACGCGCCGCTACACGCACGCCAACGCCACCGGTGCCGTCGTCACCTCCTACTACTGGCACTTCGTCGACGTCGTGTGGATCGCGCTCTTCGCGACCATCTACATCCTCAAGTGA